The Babylonia areolata isolate BAREFJ2019XMU chromosome 22, ASM4173473v1, whole genome shotgun sequence genome contains a region encoding:
- the LOC143297445 gene encoding uncharacterized protein LOC143297445 isoform X1, protein MSNVSHISTVDRGLKMKIKRTKVGPNSGKSDSSKQQPEAAQNKGDSAGGGGGSGGGGGSTAQGHPSTASSGVPSVNGVPSSGSTGGGVSAESKTPGSAGSSTPTKVGASGLAQAELCGKDKSPKVKAQFTKKDKNKDKSGGALSKSQGGGDSNLGSLSNGNNNNSGSGAGSSGSSGGSSSSNSGGAGSGGGGGGLHMGVANGLDMYPQITMEPRVAVEAVSVKREMVRGPVLDDPYEFNAKVEDGLCLPPKKLKTETKVDTASSPAHVPSHQDASTETCSIGVNTESEFLGPCEPGTSVTLQGIVWQEQTDTGLLVVNVTWRDKTYVGTLLDATKNEWAPPRPNCDSPVSDFETRTPKGRGKRGNRATGTPSSDRSITEGRKLRKSRRGSNNFPAPASPARPDSSSSAKRKARNNDESDSNKGEKGNGPSSNKRSRSCSRGGASGTESPTPPTTIECPEPNCKKKYKHINGLRYHQTHAHQQPASAADEDKDEEEDMDTDSRDSRKNSESRDSKKDQQISERAERAKAKEQRQQREKQREKSVEKDCSAVEDNIPLKAFAGRVSAQNGDKSSKNEPSTSKSVECSSVIASTVGPAVINAPSAMPSTTLTSTTVSSKKKDGGPSMSVSLAVSKTAGAPGQVHQIAGVGCLGGLPVMASSNTVQAPVIAVPPASVASTSTPIPITVAPLGSLDSKDGKVDKSKNKLAARPIVPAPTSMAMPSPGTATQGLGPSSVHPPVSQGLKMIQPKPTIMGEYTNVNPSLAELKEKKKSKKKRDKEGLQGQSGGTCPLTSVKVSKDDMGRCDRPAVIKSVTSPPVSRSIDGASRKEGIPSIEVSKPIDSPRPCPSTPGVGQTATSGSQMAKTPDQMRSVQPPGLLKVNSPLHVNAGERKTPVTDDVQSPAYSDISDANDSSSPQQQESPKKDSDVSVKKDSNNSNPAQDGGNVAPPPFGGMYYYNRPSPLFSPSVNTPHASPNSNKPQGQKDAENSQSENSRTGTSGSEPSKPSSEAPNPENKDLSSKGSAASKPDSQGPPQQQLPPLPSQQQQQQQQQQQHQQQQHQQQQQQQQQQQQQQQQQQLYQQHQIEYHQKLLQIYAQIRLLPQQAQSQYLAAYGMLEPYAQCLLSQQDPHYRHMLERAQEQKRLQEQQGHTAKRPEPPETPTHKQHGSRPPSAEHRATPEAGPSGIPKLGQPMYVPHGVVPDRMNEGKSLSESVDNKESREQQTLREKQNENHQILKENIELKSQMDRGRQEMDLNRQKQEDRRMMYFQQKQMEQHRSAEKRKMEMHGKPPELKSNIPSNLLSLESARHGGSIPLGAMKSEDIKKEPIDHHRMKDSSRVTDMKPSVEDKKVINDKSRSVHTDTPKSKASEQPGIGMASASSTSMALSQSSAPQGQYAPYTFPVIPSHYGHMQMDPSHPMYRQMGPHMIGYATAGPPAYIHPSQLGYRMGPPPPPPVDGEKEVGKGETKPSGPPPSSEESGKGSSEGSQPPHFYSPSVHKIHELAHEKARVRPGSASPAPSKPGDGESRSSSISALSSGDKQRGSPPPQRHLHTHHHTHVLSGFYPTDPSSFVPVPAMFAANAHGAAPPPAPPALQPPPFSK, encoded by the exons ATGAGCAACGTGTCCCACATCTCAACTGTGGATAGAGGCCTCAAGATGAAAATTAAGCGGACCAAGGTCGGACCGAACAGTGGCAAAAGCGACTCGAGCAAGCAGCAGCCTGAGGCGGCCCAGAACAAGGGAGActcggctggtggtggtggtggtagtggtggtggtggagggagtacCGCTCAGGGTCACCCCTCCACGGCATCTTCGGGAGTACCCTCCGTCAATGGAGTACCGTCTTCGGGGAGTACTGGTGGAGGAGTATCCGCGGAGTCCAAGACCCCAGGCAGTGCCGGGAGCAGCACCCCGACCAAAGTCGGGGCCTCGGGGCTGGCCCAGGCGGAACTGTGCGGCAAGGACAAGTCGCCCAAGGTGAAGGCTCAGTTCaccaagaaggacaagaacaaggacaagagcGGGGGGGCCTTGTCCAAGTCCCAGGGCGgtggggattcgaacctggggtCCCTGTCCAAcgggaataacaacaacagcggctCTGGTGCGGGGAGCAGTGGCTCCTCGGGtgggagcagcagcagtaacagcggGGGCGCgggcagtggtggtggcggtggtgggctgCACATGGGTGTGGCGAACGGTCTGGACATGTACCCACAGATCACCATGGAGCCCCGGGTGGCCGTGGAGGCTGTGTCCGTGAAGCGGGAGATGGTGAGGGGTCCAGTTCTGGACGACCCTTACGAGTTCAATGCCAAGGTGGAGGACGGACTGTGTCTGCCGCCCAAAAAGCTCAAAACAGAAACCAAG gtcgacACTGCATCCTCGCCTGCGCATGTTCCCTCGCATCAGGATGCATCAACAGAGACCTGCTCGATAGGAGTAAACACAGAGTCAGAGTTTCTGGGACCCTGTGAGCCAGGCACAAGTGTCACACTCCAAGGCATTGTTtggcaggaacagacagacacag GATTATTGGTTGTGAATGTAACGTGGCGGGACAAGACGTATGTTGGAACTTTGCTGGATGCTACAAAAAACGAGTGGGCACCACCAAG GCCAAACTGTGATTCCCCTGTCAGTGACTTTGAGACACGGACGCCCAAAGGTCGAGGAAAGCGAGGCAACAGGGCAACAGGCACACCATCCAGTGACCGCTCCATCACCGAAGGCCGAAAGCTGCGCAAATCCCGGCGGGGCAGCAACAACTTCCCGGCTCCTGCAAGCCCAGCACGACCAGACAGCTCTTCGTCTGCGAAGAGGAAAGCACGTAACAATGATGAATCAGACTCAAACAAAGGAGAGAAGGGAAACGGACCCAGTAGCAATAAACGAAGTAGGTCATGTTCTCGGGGAGGGGCATCAGGCACAGAAAGTCCTACACCCCCTACGACAATCGAGTGTCCAGAGCCCAACTgtaagaaaaaatacaaacatatCAATGGACTTCGGTATCATCAGACACATGCTCATCAGCAGCCGGCATCGGCAGCGGATGAGgacaaggatgaagaagaagacatggacacagactcaCGAGACTCCAGAAAGAACTCGGAGTCTCGTGATTCAAAGAAGGATCAACAAATATCCGAAAGAGCAGAACGTGCCAAAGCCAAAGAGCAGCGGCAACAGCGAGAGAAGCAGCGAGAGAAGTCTGTCGAGAAAGATTGCTCAGCAGTGGAAGACAACATTCCTCTGAAAGCATTCGCAGGCAGAGTGAGTGCTCAAAATGGAGACAAGTCCAGTAAAAACGAACCTTCAACATCTAAGAGTGTCGAGTGCAGCTCGGTGATTGCCAGCACTGTGGGTCCAGCTGTCATAAATGCGCCAAGCGCAATGCCATCGACCACCCTGACTTCTACTACTGTCAGCAGCAAAAAGAAAGATGGGGGTCCCAGCATGTCGGTCAGTCTGGCAGTGTCTAAAACTGCAGGTGCCCCGGGGCAGGTGCATCAGATAGCAGGTGTGGGGTGTCTGGGAGGCCTGCCGGTCATGGCTTCCAGCAACACTGTGCAGGCACCCGTCATTGCTGTCCCTCCTGCATCCGTGGCTTCCACCTCAACACCCATTCCCATCACTGTAGCTCCACTGGGCTCTCTGGACAGCAAGGATGGAAAGGTGGACAAATCCAAAAATAAACTGGCAGCAAGACCCATtgtccctgcccccacctccatgGCCATGCCTTCGCCAGGCACTGCCACTCAGGGCTTGGGCCCATCCTCTGTGCACCCACCTGTTTCCCAAGGGCTGAAGATGATTCAGCCCAAACCCACCATCATGGGAGAGTACACTAATGTCAACCCTTCTCTGGCAGAacttaaagagaaaaagaaatccaaaaaGAAACGGGACAAGGAAGGTCTTCAGGGACAGTCTGGGGGAACATGTCCTCTCACCTCTGTCAAGGTCAGCAAAGATGACATGGGGAGATGTGATCGCCCGGCCGTCATAAAATCTGTAACCTCACCCCCTGTATCTCGCTCCATAGATGGGGCTTCCCGCAAAGAGGGTATACCCAGCATAGAAGTATCCAAACCAATTGATTCGCCACGCCCTTGTCCATCCACGCCTGGGGTTGGTCAGACTGCTACCTCTGGATCTCAAATGGCCAAAACCCCTGATCAGATGAGGTCTGTTCAGCCCCCTGGTTTGCTCAAAGTGAACTCCCCCCTCCATGTCAATGCTGGTGAACGCAAAACCCCTGTCACAGACGATGTTCAAAGCCCTGCTTATTCAGACATCTCTGATGCCAATGATTCTTCCTCGCCCCAACAGCAGGAGAGTCCCAAAAAGGACAGTGATGTGTCAGTGAAGAAAGACAGTAATAACAGCAATCCAGCTCAGGATGGTGGTAATGTGGCGCCCCCACCTTTTGGCGGGATGTATTACTACAACCGCCCCTCACCTCTCTTCTCACCCAGTGTCAACACTCCACATGCATCTCCCAACTCAAACAAACCACAAGGTCAGAAAGATGCAGAGAACAGTCAATCTGAAAACAGTCGCACAGGTACTTCAGGGAGTGAACCTTCCAAACCATCTAGTGAAGCTCCTAATCCTGAGAACAAAGACCTTTCCTCGAAAGGTTCTGCAGCCAGTAAGCCAGATAGTCAGGGGCCACCTCAGCAGCAACTCCCACCTCTTCcatcccagcagcagcagcagcagcagcagcaacagcaacaccagcagcagcagcaccagcagcagcagcaacagcaacagcaacaacaacaacaacaacagcaacaacagttgtATCAGCAGCACCAGATTGAGTATCACCAAAAGTTGTTGCAAATTTACGCCCAGATCCGTTTACTCCCTCAGCAGGCACAGTCTCAATACCTTGCCGCTTATGGCATGCTGGAGCCCTATGCTCAGTGTCTGCTCAGTCAGCAGGACCCTCACTACCGTCACATGCTGGAGAGAGCTCAGGAACAGAAGCGGCTTCAAGAGCAGCAGGGGCACACGGCCAAGAGACCCGAACCTCCTGAGACCCCGACCCATAAACAGCATGGATCCAGACCACCTTCTGCAGAGCACAGAGCTACTCCTGAAGCTGGTCCCAGTGGTATTCCCAAGCTGGGCCAGCCCATGTATGTCCCACATGGTGTGGTACCTGACCGGATGAATGAGGGGAAGTCGCTCAGTGAAAGTGTTGACAATAAAGAGTCGAGAGAGCAGCAAACTCTCAGGGAGAAGCAGAACGAAAACCACCAGATTCTGAAAGAGAACATTGAGCTTAAATCTCAGATGGACAGAGGGCGCCAGGAAATGGACCTGAACCGCCAGAAGCAGGAGGACAGGCGCATGATGTATTTCCAGCAGAAGCAGATGGAACAGCATCGGTCTGCGGAAAAGCGTAAAATGGAGATGCATGGAAAGCCGCCAGAGTTGAAAAGCAATATTCCCTCTAACTTGTTAAGCTTGGAGTCAGCACGCCATGGTGGCAGCATTCCATTAGGTGCCATGAAATcggaagacataaagaaagaacctATTGATCATCATCGTATGAAAGACTCGTCAAGAGTGACAGACATGAAACCTAGTGTTGAGGACAAGAAGGTGATAAATGACAAGAGCAGaagcgtacacacagacacaccaaaatcCAAAGCTTCTGAGCAGCCTGGTATTGGCATGGCTTCTGCCTCTTCCACGTCCATGGCGTTGAGCCAGAGCTCTGCCCCTCAGGGACAGTATGCACCCTACACTTTCCCTGTTATCCCTTCCCACTATGGACACATGCAGATGGATCCTTCCCACCCCATGTACCGACAGATGGGCCCCCACATGATTGGCTATGCCACAGCTGGCCCCCCTGCCTACATCCACCCCTCTCAGCTGGGCTACCGTATgggaccaccaccccctcctcccgtgGACGGTgagaaagaggtggggaagggggagaccaAACCCTCAGGACCTCCTCCATCCAGTGAGGAGAGTGGCAAGGGCAGCTCGGAGGGCTCACAGCCCCCCCATTTCTACAGTCCATCTGTCCACAAAATCCATGAATTGGCTCATGAAAAGGCCCGGGTCCGACCGGGCAGTGCCTCGCCGGCACCCTCCAAGCCCGGGGATGGAGAGAGTCGGAGTAGTTCCATCTCAGCGCTGAGCTCAGGGGACAAGCAGAGAGGTTCTCCTCCTCCCCAGCGCCatcttcacacacatcatcacacccatGTTCTGAGCGGCTTTTACCCAACGGACCCCTCATCATTTG
- the LOC143297445 gene encoding uncharacterized protein LOC143297445 isoform X2 has protein sequence MSNVSHISTVDRGLKMKIKRTKVGPNSGKSDSSKQQPEAAQNKGDSAGGGGGSGGGGGSTAQGHPSTASSGVPSVNGVPSSGSTGGGVSAESKTPGSAGSSTPTKVGASGLAQAELCGKDKSPKVKAQFTKKDKNKDKSGGALSKSQGGGDSNLGSLSNGNNNNSGSGAGSSGSSGGSSSSNSGGAGSGGGGGGLHMGVANGLDMYPQITMEPRVAVEAVSVKREMVRGPVLDDPYEFNAKVEDGLCLPPKKLKTETKVDTASSPAHVPSHQDASTETCSIGVNTESEFLGPCEPGTSVTLQGIVWQEQTDTGLLVVNVTWRDKTYVGTLLDATKNEWAPPRPNCDSPVSDFETRTPKGRGKRGNRATGTPSSDRSITEGRKLRKSRRGSNNFPAPASPARPDSSSSAKRKARNNDESDSNKGEKGNGPSSNKRSRSCSRGGASGTESPTPPTTIECPEPNCKKKYKHINGLRYHQTHAHQQPASAADEDKDEEEDMDTDSRDSRKNSESRDSKKDQQISERAERAKAKEQRQQREKQREKSVEKDCSAVEDNIPLKAFAGRVSAQNGDKSSKNEPSTSKSVECSSVIASTVGPAVINAPSAMPSTTLTSTTVSSKKKDGGPSMSVSLAVSKTAGAPGQVHQIAGVGCLGGLPVMASSNTVQAPVIAVPPASVASTSTPIPITVAPLGSLDSKDGKVDKSKNKLAARPIVPAPTSMAMPSPGTATQGLGPSSVHPPVSQGLKMIQPKPTIMGEYTNVNPSLAELKEKKKSKKKRDKEGLQGQSGGTCPLTSVKVSKDDMGRCDRPAVIKSVTSPPVSRSIDGASRKEGIPSIEVSKPIDSPRPCPSTPGVGQTATSGSQMAKTPDQMRSVQPPGLLKVNSPLHVNAGERKTPVTDDVQSPAYSDISDANDSSSPQQQESPKKDSDVSVKKDSNNSNPAQDGGNVAPPPFGGMYYYNRPSPLFSPSVNTPHASPNSNKPQGQKDAENSQSENSRTGTSGSEPSKPSSEAPNPENKDLSSKGSAASKPDSQGPPQQQLPPLPSQQQQQQQQQQQHQQQQHQQQQQQQQQQQQQQQQQQLYQQHQIEYHQKLLQIYAQIRLLPQQAQSQYLAAYGMLEPYAQCLLSQQDPHYRHMLERAQEQKRLQEQQGHTAKRPEPPETPTHKQHGSRPPSAEHRATPEAGPSGIPKLGQPMYVPHGVVPDRMNEGKSLSESVDNKESREQQTLREKQNENHQILKENIELKSQMDRGRQEMDLNRQKQEDRRMMYFQQKQMEQHRSAEKRKMEMHGKPPELKSNIPSNLLSLESARHGGSIPLGAMKSEDIKKEPIDHHRMKDSSRVTDMKPSVEDKKVINDKSRSVHTDTPKSKASEQPGIGMASASSTSMALSQSSAPQGQYAPYTFPVIPSHYGHMQMDPSHPMYRQMGPHMIGYATAGPPAYIHPSQLGYRMGPPPPPPVDGEKEVGKGETKPSGPPPSSEESGKGSSEGSQPPHFYSPSVHKIHELAHEKARVRPGSASPAPSKPGDGESRSSSISALSSGDKQRGSPPPQRHLHTHHHTHVLSGFYPTDPSSFVPAMFAANAHGAAPPPAPPALQPPPFSK, from the exons ATGAGCAACGTGTCCCACATCTCAACTGTGGATAGAGGCCTCAAGATGAAAATTAAGCGGACCAAGGTCGGACCGAACAGTGGCAAAAGCGACTCGAGCAAGCAGCAGCCTGAGGCGGCCCAGAACAAGGGAGActcggctggtggtggtggtggtagtggtggtggtggagggagtacCGCTCAGGGTCACCCCTCCACGGCATCTTCGGGAGTACCCTCCGTCAATGGAGTACCGTCTTCGGGGAGTACTGGTGGAGGAGTATCCGCGGAGTCCAAGACCCCAGGCAGTGCCGGGAGCAGCACCCCGACCAAAGTCGGGGCCTCGGGGCTGGCCCAGGCGGAACTGTGCGGCAAGGACAAGTCGCCCAAGGTGAAGGCTCAGTTCaccaagaaggacaagaacaaggacaagagcGGGGGGGCCTTGTCCAAGTCCCAGGGCGgtggggattcgaacctggggtCCCTGTCCAAcgggaataacaacaacagcggctCTGGTGCGGGGAGCAGTGGCTCCTCGGGtgggagcagcagcagtaacagcggGGGCGCgggcagtggtggtggcggtggtgggctgCACATGGGTGTGGCGAACGGTCTGGACATGTACCCACAGATCACCATGGAGCCCCGGGTGGCCGTGGAGGCTGTGTCCGTGAAGCGGGAGATGGTGAGGGGTCCAGTTCTGGACGACCCTTACGAGTTCAATGCCAAGGTGGAGGACGGACTGTGTCTGCCGCCCAAAAAGCTCAAAACAGAAACCAAG gtcgacACTGCATCCTCGCCTGCGCATGTTCCCTCGCATCAGGATGCATCAACAGAGACCTGCTCGATAGGAGTAAACACAGAGTCAGAGTTTCTGGGACCCTGTGAGCCAGGCACAAGTGTCACACTCCAAGGCATTGTTtggcaggaacagacagacacag GATTATTGGTTGTGAATGTAACGTGGCGGGACAAGACGTATGTTGGAACTTTGCTGGATGCTACAAAAAACGAGTGGGCACCACCAAG GCCAAACTGTGATTCCCCTGTCAGTGACTTTGAGACACGGACGCCCAAAGGTCGAGGAAAGCGAGGCAACAGGGCAACAGGCACACCATCCAGTGACCGCTCCATCACCGAAGGCCGAAAGCTGCGCAAATCCCGGCGGGGCAGCAACAACTTCCCGGCTCCTGCAAGCCCAGCACGACCAGACAGCTCTTCGTCTGCGAAGAGGAAAGCACGTAACAATGATGAATCAGACTCAAACAAAGGAGAGAAGGGAAACGGACCCAGTAGCAATAAACGAAGTAGGTCATGTTCTCGGGGAGGGGCATCAGGCACAGAAAGTCCTACACCCCCTACGACAATCGAGTGTCCAGAGCCCAACTgtaagaaaaaatacaaacatatCAATGGACTTCGGTATCATCAGACACATGCTCATCAGCAGCCGGCATCGGCAGCGGATGAGgacaaggatgaagaagaagacatggacacagactcaCGAGACTCCAGAAAGAACTCGGAGTCTCGTGATTCAAAGAAGGATCAACAAATATCCGAAAGAGCAGAACGTGCCAAAGCCAAAGAGCAGCGGCAACAGCGAGAGAAGCAGCGAGAGAAGTCTGTCGAGAAAGATTGCTCAGCAGTGGAAGACAACATTCCTCTGAAAGCATTCGCAGGCAGAGTGAGTGCTCAAAATGGAGACAAGTCCAGTAAAAACGAACCTTCAACATCTAAGAGTGTCGAGTGCAGCTCGGTGATTGCCAGCACTGTGGGTCCAGCTGTCATAAATGCGCCAAGCGCAATGCCATCGACCACCCTGACTTCTACTACTGTCAGCAGCAAAAAGAAAGATGGGGGTCCCAGCATGTCGGTCAGTCTGGCAGTGTCTAAAACTGCAGGTGCCCCGGGGCAGGTGCATCAGATAGCAGGTGTGGGGTGTCTGGGAGGCCTGCCGGTCATGGCTTCCAGCAACACTGTGCAGGCACCCGTCATTGCTGTCCCTCCTGCATCCGTGGCTTCCACCTCAACACCCATTCCCATCACTGTAGCTCCACTGGGCTCTCTGGACAGCAAGGATGGAAAGGTGGACAAATCCAAAAATAAACTGGCAGCAAGACCCATtgtccctgcccccacctccatgGCCATGCCTTCGCCAGGCACTGCCACTCAGGGCTTGGGCCCATCCTCTGTGCACCCACCTGTTTCCCAAGGGCTGAAGATGATTCAGCCCAAACCCACCATCATGGGAGAGTACACTAATGTCAACCCTTCTCTGGCAGAacttaaagagaaaaagaaatccaaaaaGAAACGGGACAAGGAAGGTCTTCAGGGACAGTCTGGGGGAACATGTCCTCTCACCTCTGTCAAGGTCAGCAAAGATGACATGGGGAGATGTGATCGCCCGGCCGTCATAAAATCTGTAACCTCACCCCCTGTATCTCGCTCCATAGATGGGGCTTCCCGCAAAGAGGGTATACCCAGCATAGAAGTATCCAAACCAATTGATTCGCCACGCCCTTGTCCATCCACGCCTGGGGTTGGTCAGACTGCTACCTCTGGATCTCAAATGGCCAAAACCCCTGATCAGATGAGGTCTGTTCAGCCCCCTGGTTTGCTCAAAGTGAACTCCCCCCTCCATGTCAATGCTGGTGAACGCAAAACCCCTGTCACAGACGATGTTCAAAGCCCTGCTTATTCAGACATCTCTGATGCCAATGATTCTTCCTCGCCCCAACAGCAGGAGAGTCCCAAAAAGGACAGTGATGTGTCAGTGAAGAAAGACAGTAATAACAGCAATCCAGCTCAGGATGGTGGTAATGTGGCGCCCCCACCTTTTGGCGGGATGTATTACTACAACCGCCCCTCACCTCTCTTCTCACCCAGTGTCAACACTCCACATGCATCTCCCAACTCAAACAAACCACAAGGTCAGAAAGATGCAGAGAACAGTCAATCTGAAAACAGTCGCACAGGTACTTCAGGGAGTGAACCTTCCAAACCATCTAGTGAAGCTCCTAATCCTGAGAACAAAGACCTTTCCTCGAAAGGTTCTGCAGCCAGTAAGCCAGATAGTCAGGGGCCACCTCAGCAGCAACTCCCACCTCTTCcatcccagcagcagcagcagcagcagcagcaacagcaacaccagcagcagcagcaccagcagcagcagcaacagcaacagcaacaacaacaacaacaacagcaacaacagttgtATCAGCAGCACCAGATTGAGTATCACCAAAAGTTGTTGCAAATTTACGCCCAGATCCGTTTACTCCCTCAGCAGGCACAGTCTCAATACCTTGCCGCTTATGGCATGCTGGAGCCCTATGCTCAGTGTCTGCTCAGTCAGCAGGACCCTCACTACCGTCACATGCTGGAGAGAGCTCAGGAACAGAAGCGGCTTCAAGAGCAGCAGGGGCACACGGCCAAGAGACCCGAACCTCCTGAGACCCCGACCCATAAACAGCATGGATCCAGACCACCTTCTGCAGAGCACAGAGCTACTCCTGAAGCTGGTCCCAGTGGTATTCCCAAGCTGGGCCAGCCCATGTATGTCCCACATGGTGTGGTACCTGACCGGATGAATGAGGGGAAGTCGCTCAGTGAAAGTGTTGACAATAAAGAGTCGAGAGAGCAGCAAACTCTCAGGGAGAAGCAGAACGAAAACCACCAGATTCTGAAAGAGAACATTGAGCTTAAATCTCAGATGGACAGAGGGCGCCAGGAAATGGACCTGAACCGCCAGAAGCAGGAGGACAGGCGCATGATGTATTTCCAGCAGAAGCAGATGGAACAGCATCGGTCTGCGGAAAAGCGTAAAATGGAGATGCATGGAAAGCCGCCAGAGTTGAAAAGCAATATTCCCTCTAACTTGTTAAGCTTGGAGTCAGCACGCCATGGTGGCAGCATTCCATTAGGTGCCATGAAATcggaagacataaagaaagaacctATTGATCATCATCGTATGAAAGACTCGTCAAGAGTGACAGACATGAAACCTAGTGTTGAGGACAAGAAGGTGATAAATGACAAGAGCAGaagcgtacacacagacacaccaaaatcCAAAGCTTCTGAGCAGCCTGGTATTGGCATGGCTTCTGCCTCTTCCACGTCCATGGCGTTGAGCCAGAGCTCTGCCCCTCAGGGACAGTATGCACCCTACACTTTCCCTGTTATCCCTTCCCACTATGGACACATGCAGATGGATCCTTCCCACCCCATGTACCGACAGATGGGCCCCCACATGATTGGCTATGCCACAGCTGGCCCCCCTGCCTACATCCACCCCTCTCAGCTGGGCTACCGTATgggaccaccaccccctcctcccgtgGACGGTgagaaagaggtggggaagggggagaccaAACCCTCAGGACCTCCTCCATCCAGTGAGGAGAGTGGCAAGGGCAGCTCGGAGGGCTCACAGCCCCCCCATTTCTACAGTCCATCTGTCCACAAAATCCATGAATTGGCTCATGAAAAGGCCCGGGTCCGACCGGGCAGTGCCTCGCCGGCACCCTCCAAGCCCGGGGATGGAGAGAGTCGGAGTAGTTCCATCTCAGCGCTGAGCTCAGGGGACAAGCAGAGAGGTTCTCCTCCTCCCCAGCGCCatcttcacacacatcatcacacccatGTTCTGAGCGGCTTTTACCCAACGGACCCCTCATCATTTG